The DNA segment ATTTTCGGCTTGCTGCAATGCTACACCTAACTGGGTGCTGACTTGAGTAAGTAAGTATACCTCATCATCTTGCCAATCACGTATGCCTGTATTTTGATAGATTGCTAATAAGCCCCAAAGTTTTTGACCGTGGTAAATAGCAATAATTACATAAGCTCTAGCTTGATAAGTTTCTAATACTTTGATGTAGCAGTCGCTAAAGCCTGCATTATAAATATCATTACAGACACGGTAAATTTCACATTTGGTGAAGCTACCACCTCTGGTTTCTTGTAAGTAAGTATCTACTACTGGGGTAGATGCTAAATCTTTGGCGCTACATTCGCTGACGTTCTTTCGTAATTCCGGTTGCTTTTCTTGTTCATCTATCAAAGAAATCCAACCATCAGCCAAAGATTCAAAGACAAATTCACCACTCCAATCTGGATTGAAACGGTAAATGGCTACACGGTCAGCATTCACTAGCTTTCTAATTTCTATGGTACTAGTGCGAAAAATGCTTTCTAAATCAAGGGATTGGCGAATTTTCTCGATAGCGATCGCCATACTTCTTTGCCATTCTGCGGCTGTTACTCTAGCCTTGGCTTGTGCTAGTTGTGCTGATTGTGCTTTTACCTGTTCTAGATAATCTGCTTGCTGTAAAGCCACTCCCAAATGTTCAGCAATCAATTGCACAAACTCAATTTCTGATGCTTCCCATTGTCGAGGAGTACTACACTGATGAACACATAATAATCCCCACAACTCTTTTCCTTTTATTAAAGGAGCAGCTACGTTAGCACGTACTTGCAACTTTTCCAGCATCTGAATGTGATCATCACTAATTCCCGCTTGGTAGATATTATCTATTGCCTTGATTGTGCCTTGCTGATAAGGTTGAGCAAATTCCTCAGCAAAGCAGTCATAGCCTGGGGTATGGGATAGTCCATCGCTTAATTCGGATGTCAACACTGAAATCCATTCAGAACCCACATCTTCATAAATAAATTCCCCTTCCCATCTCAACTCAGGATAGAAACGGAATACTCCTACCCGATCAGCATTTAATAATTGACGCACTTCCGTAACGGTAATTTGGAATATTATTTCTATGTCCAGAGACTGGCGAATCCGACTAACTACCCCCGAAAGAGCTGTCTTCATATCTGGTTGAGATTCTCGCTCACAAGTTGTTTGTATGGGTTGTACCGTAGAAGAGTTTTCCATTCCCTGTAGGACTTAAAATATCGCAAGGCCTTCTATCTCAGAGTTCCCCGAAGGAGGAGAAATGTAACAAGTAGAGAGTGGGGTGCAGAGGAGCAGGTGGAAAAACTAATGACTATTGACGAATGACACCCACAGAAACATAAAAATTTAGGGACACGATAGAATCATGTCCCTGGAAGAAGATTTTTGTAAAACTGCGTTCAATTTGTCGCTTGAGAATTATCGCCGTTTGGGAGTGCTGCTTCGGAGTGTGCGCTTTTCATTTTCTCGAAGACGGCGATCGCGCCAGTCTGCTACCGTTAAATAAACAACGCCACCTGTAACAGATAGTAACAGCACTAAGGCGACTAGAGCCAAAATACTTAGGAATGGACTTTCCACGATTCCCCTATAGTCCGTTACGTCCCCAAACTACCATCGCAATCGACCAAGTAAACACAACTAACAGTGATACCCAACCAAGTGTCAAAATCGCCATAGTCTCTCTTTGGAAATTATTTACAAAATGTCTCTACTATTTATCATACTGGGGACTGGGTATTGGGGATTGGGTATTGGGCAATTTTCTCATGTTCCATCTCTAGTTGATCGCTGCTGTGAGTCCAAGATTTA comes from the Nostoc sp. PCC 7120 = FACHB-418 genome and includes:
- the petN gene encoding cytochrome b6-f complex subunit PetN; amino-acid sequence: MAILTLGWVSLLVVFTWSIAMVVWGRNGL